A stretch of the Erinaceus europaeus chromosome 1, mEriEur2.1, whole genome shotgun sequence genome encodes the following:
- the TSSK1B gene encoding testis-specific serine/threonine-protein kinase 1, with product MDDAAVLKRRGYIMGINLGEGSYAKVKSAYSERLKFNVAVKIIDRKKAPTDFLEKFLPREIEILAMLNHRSIVKTYEIFETSDGKVYIVMELGVQGDLLEFIKTRGALHEDDARKKFHQLSSAIKYCHDLDVVHRDLKCENLLLDKDFNIKLSDFGFSKRCLRDDGGRIILSKTFCGSAAYAAPEVLQGIPYQPKVYDIWSLGVILYIMVCGSMPYDDSNIKKMLRIQKEHRVNFPRSKHLTGECKDLIYRMLQPDVNRRLHIDEILSHCWVQPKTRGLSSGAVNREGESSRSIEPSSISEHVSEKKSISKLEPQEQSRSQALSDTKPEEETVQMQVSHHSDAEGLAEQSLNKEAEEGDPPKSPEMQT from the coding sequence ATGGATGATGCTGCTGTCCTCAAGCGGCGAGGCTACATCATGGGAATAAATTTGGGAGAGGGCTCGTACGCAAAAGTTAAATCGGCTTACTCTGAGCGCCTGAAGTTCAACGTGGCGGTCAAGATCATCGACCGCAAGAAAGCCCCCACAGACTTCTTGGAGAAATTCCTTCCCCGGGAAATTGAGATTCTGGCCATGCTAAACCACCGCTCCATCGTCAAGACCTACGAGATCTTTGAGACATCAGATGGCAAAGTCTACATCGTCATGGAGCTTGGGGTCCAGGGGGACCTCCTGGAGTTCATCAAAACCCGGGGAGCCCTGCATGAAGATGATGCTCGCAAGAAGTTCCACCAGCTCTCCTCAGCCATCAAGTACTGCCATGACCTGGATGTTGTCCACCGAGACCTCAAATGTGAGAACCTTCTCCTCGACAAGGACTTCAACATCAAGCTGTCCGACTTCGGTTTCTCAAAGCGCTGTCTGCGGGACGACGGTGGGCGCATCATCCTCAGCAAGACCTTCTGTGGGTCAGCGGCCTATGCTGCCCCAGAAGTACTGCAGGGCATCCCCTACCAGCCCAAAGTGTATGACATCTGGAGCCTGGGCGTGATCCTCTACATCATGGTCTGTGGCTCCATGCCCTATGACGACTCCAACATCAAGAAGATGCTGCGCATCCAGAAGGAGCACCGAGTCAATTTCCCCCGCTCCAAGCACCTGACGGGAGAGTGCAAGGACCTCATCTACCGCATGCTGCAACCAGATGTCAACCGGCGGCTGCACATCGATGAGATCCTCAGCCACTGCTGGGTGCAGCCCAAGACACGGGGCCTGTCCTCTGGAGCCGtcaacagagagggtgagagctcTCGAAGCATTGAACCCTCCTCCATCTCTGAGCACGTATCTGAGAAGAAGTCCATCAGCAAGTTAGAGCCCCAGGAACAGTCTAGGTCCCAGGCACTGTCAGACACAAAACCCGAAGAAGAGACAGTGCAAATGCAAGTGTCTCATCATTCAGATGCCGAAGGTCTTGCTGAGCAGTCGCTGAACAAGGAGGCAGAGGAAGGGGACCCCCCTAAGTCTCCAGAGATGCAGACCTAG
- the TSSK2 gene encoding testis-specific serine/threonine-protein kinase 2 encodes MDDAAVLRKKGYIVGINLGKGSYAKVKSAYSERLKFNVAVKIIDRKKTPTDFVERFLPREMDILATVNHRSIIKTYEIFETSDGRIYIVMELGVQGDLLEFIKCRGALHEDVARKMFRQLSSAVKYCHDLDVVHRDLKCENLLLDKDFNIKLSDFGFSKRCLRDGSGRIILSKTFCGSAAYAAPEVLQGIPYQPKVYDIWSLGVILYIMVCGSMPYDDSDIKKMLRIQKEHRVDFPRSKNLTGECKDLIYRILQPDVNRRLHIDEILSHAWLQPPKPKAMSSASFKREGEGKYRAECKLDTRPGSRPEHRPDHKLGAKTQHRLLVGPENEDRMEERLAETSRAKDHHLPGSEVGKAST; translated from the coding sequence ATGGACGATGCCGCTGTCCTAAGGAAGAAGGGTTACATCGTGGGCATCAACCTGGGCAAGGGCTCCTATGCAAAAGTCAAATCCGCCTACTCCGAGCGCCTCAAGTTCAATGTAGCAGTCAAGATTATCGACCGCAAGAAGACGCCCACTGACTTCGTGGAGAGGTTCCTTCCTCGGGAGATGGACATCCTGGCGACAGTCAACCACCGTTCCATCATCAAGACCTATGAGATCTTCGAGACGTCAGATGGGCGTATCTACATCGTCATGGAGCTTGGGGTCCAGGGGGACCTCCTGGAGTTCATCAAGTGTCGGGGAGCCCTGCACGAGGACGTGGCGCGCAAGATGTTCCGCCAGCTCTCCTCGGCCGTCAAGTACTGCCATGACCTGGATGTTGTCCACCGAGACCTCAAATGTGAGAACCTTCTCCTCGACAAGGACTTCAACATCAAGCTGTCTGACTTCGGCTTCTCAAAGCGCTGTCTGCGGGACGGCAGTGGGCGCATCATCCTCAGCAAGACCTTCTGTGGGTCAGCGGCCTATGCTGCCCCAGAAGTACTGCAGGGCATCCCCTACCAGCCCAAAGTGTATGACATCTGGAGCCTGGGCGTGATCCTCTACATCATGGTCTGTGGCTCCATGCCCTATGACGACTCTGACATCAAGAAGATGCTGCGCATCCAGAAGGAGCACCGAGTGGACTTCCCCCGTTCCAAGAACCTGACGGGAGAGTGCAAGGACCTCATCTACCGCATCCTGCAGCCAGATGTCAACCGGCGGCTGCACATAGATGAGATCCTCAGCCATGCATGGCTGCAGCCACCCAAGCCCAAAGCCATGTCTTCGGCCTCCTTCAAGAGGGAGGGTGAGGGCAAATACCGGGCTGAGTGCAAACTGGACACCCGGCCTGGCTCGAGGCCTGAGCACCGGCCTGACCACAAGCTGGGAGCAAAAACCCAGCACCGGCTGCTGGTGGGGCCTGAGAACGAGGACCGAATGGAGGAAAGGCTGGCCGAGACCTCCAGGGCGAAAGACCATCATCTCCCCGGATCTGAGGTGGGGAAAGCCAGTACCTAG
- the ESS2 gene encoding splicing factor ESS-2 homolog isoform X1 produces the protein METPEESARALLLTAASRPRKKRAEGEPGAAIATGKQRVLDEEEYIEGLQTVIQRDFFPDVEKLQAQKDYLEAEENGDLERMRQIAIKFGSSLGKMSREPPPPYVTPATFETPEVHTGSGVVGSKPRPQGRGLEEGEGEAAEEEKEPLPSLDVFLSRYTSEDNASFQEIMEVAKEKSRARHAWLYQAEEEFEKRQKDNLARPSAEHQAIKSSQAGVETWKYKAKNSLMYYPEGVPDEEQLFKKPRQVVHKNTRFLRDPFSQALSRSQLQQAAALNAQHKQGKVGPDGKELIPQESPRVGGFGFVATPSPAPGVSESPLMTWGEVENTPLRVEGSETPYVDRTPGPAFKILEPGRRERLGLKMANEAAAKNRAKKQEALRRVTENLASLTPKGLSPAMSPALQRLVSRTASKYTDRALRASYTPSPARSTHLKTPAGGPQTPTSTPAPGSATRTPLSQDPASITDNLLQLPARRKASDFF, from the exons ATGGAGACCCCCGAGGAGTCTGCACGGGCGCTATTGCTCACCGCGGCGTCCAGGCCTCGGAAGAAACGTGCCGAGGGAGAGCCCGGAGCTGCAATTGCGACAGGCAAGCAGCGGGTTCTGGATGAGGAAGAGTATATCGAG GGCCTCCAGACAGTCATCCAGAGGGACTTCTTTCCTGATGTGGAGAAGTTGCAAGCACAGAAGGATTATCTAGAGGCTGAGGAGAATGGAGACCTGGAACGAATGCGGCAAATTGCCATTAAGTTTGGCTCTTCCCTGGGCAAGATGTCACGAGAGCCTCCGCCACCCT ATGTGACTCCAGCCACATTTGAAACCCCTGAGGTGCACACAGGCTCAGGAGTGGTAGGCAGCAAGCCTCGTCCCCAGGGCCGAGGGCTGGAGGAAGGTGAGG GAGAAGCtgcagaggaggagaaggagcctCTCCCCAGCCTAGATGTCTTCCTGAGCCGGTATACAAGCGAGGACAATGCCTCCTTCCAGGAGATCATGGAAGTGGCCAAAGAGAAGAGCCGCGCTCGCCATGCCTGGCTCTACCAAGCTGAAGAGGAGTTTGAGAAG AGGCAGAAAGATAATCTCGCACGCCCATCTGCAGAGCACCAAGCCATTAAGAGCAGCCAGGCTGGTGTGGAGACCTGGAAGTATAAGGCCAAGAACTCCCTTATGTACTACCCAGAGG GTGTCCCTGATGAAGAGCAGCTCTTTAAAAAACCCCGGCAGGTGGTGCATAAGAATACTCGCTTCCTCAGGGACCCTTTCAGCCAAGCTCTGAGCAGGTCACAGCTACAGCAGGCTGCTGCCCTCAATGCGCAG CATAAACAGGGCAAGGTGGGCCCTGATGGCAAGGAGCTGATACCACAAGAGTCCCCTCGAGTGGGTGGATTTGGATTTGTTGCCACCCCTTCTCCTGCTCCTG GTGTCAGTGAATCTCCTCTTATGACCTGGGGGGAGGTCGAAAACACACCCTTGAGAGTGGAAGGATCGGAAACCCCCTACGTGGATAGGACACCAGGGCCAGCTTTTAAG ATCTTGGAGCCGGGCCGCAGGGAGCGGCTGGGGTTGAAGATGGCTAATGAGGCTGCTGCCAAGAACCGGGCCAAGAAGCAGGAGGCCCTGCGGAGAGTGACAGAGAACCTGGCCAG CCTCACCCCCAAAGGCCTGAGCCCAGCCATGTCCCCAGCCCTCCAGCGCCTTGTGAGCAGGACAGCCAGCAAGTACACAGATCGGGCTCTGCGGGCCAGCTACACACCATCCCCAGCACGTTCCACCCACCTGAAGACCCCGGCTGGTGGACCCCAGACCCCCACAAGCACACCAGCTCCTGGCTCTGCTACACGCACCCCACTTAGCCAGGACCCTGCCTCCATCACAGACAATCTGTTGCAGCTCCCTGCCCGGCGCAAAGCCTCAGACTTCTTCTAG
- the ESS2 gene encoding splicing factor ESS-2 homolog isoform X2 — protein sequence METPEESARALLLTAASRPRKKRAEGEPGAAIATGKQRVLDEEEYIEGLQTVIQRDFFPDVEKLQAQKDYLEAEENGDLERMRQIAIKFGSSLGKMSREPPPPYVTPATFETPEVHTGSGVVGSKPRPQGRGLEEGEAAEEEKEPLPSLDVFLSRYTSEDNASFQEIMEVAKEKSRARHAWLYQAEEEFEKRQKDNLARPSAEHQAIKSSQAGVETWKYKAKNSLMYYPEGVPDEEQLFKKPRQVVHKNTRFLRDPFSQALSRSQLQQAAALNAQHKQGKVGPDGKELIPQESPRVGGFGFVATPSPAPGVSESPLMTWGEVENTPLRVEGSETPYVDRTPGPAFKILEPGRRERLGLKMANEAAAKNRAKKQEALRRVTENLASLTPKGLSPAMSPALQRLVSRTASKYTDRALRASYTPSPARSTHLKTPAGGPQTPTSTPAPGSATRTPLSQDPASITDNLLQLPARRKASDFF from the exons ATGGAGACCCCCGAGGAGTCTGCACGGGCGCTATTGCTCACCGCGGCGTCCAGGCCTCGGAAGAAACGTGCCGAGGGAGAGCCCGGAGCTGCAATTGCGACAGGCAAGCAGCGGGTTCTGGATGAGGAAGAGTATATCGAG GGCCTCCAGACAGTCATCCAGAGGGACTTCTTTCCTGATGTGGAGAAGTTGCAAGCACAGAAGGATTATCTAGAGGCTGAGGAGAATGGAGACCTGGAACGAATGCGGCAAATTGCCATTAAGTTTGGCTCTTCCCTGGGCAAGATGTCACGAGAGCCTCCGCCACCCT ATGTGACTCCAGCCACATTTGAAACCCCTGAGGTGCACACAGGCTCAGGAGTGGTAGGCAGCAAGCCTCGTCCCCAGGGCCGAGGGCTGGAGGAAG GAGAAGCtgcagaggaggagaaggagcctCTCCCCAGCCTAGATGTCTTCCTGAGCCGGTATACAAGCGAGGACAATGCCTCCTTCCAGGAGATCATGGAAGTGGCCAAAGAGAAGAGCCGCGCTCGCCATGCCTGGCTCTACCAAGCTGAAGAGGAGTTTGAGAAG AGGCAGAAAGATAATCTCGCACGCCCATCTGCAGAGCACCAAGCCATTAAGAGCAGCCAGGCTGGTGTGGAGACCTGGAAGTATAAGGCCAAGAACTCCCTTATGTACTACCCAGAGG GTGTCCCTGATGAAGAGCAGCTCTTTAAAAAACCCCGGCAGGTGGTGCATAAGAATACTCGCTTCCTCAGGGACCCTTTCAGCCAAGCTCTGAGCAGGTCACAGCTACAGCAGGCTGCTGCCCTCAATGCGCAG CATAAACAGGGCAAGGTGGGCCCTGATGGCAAGGAGCTGATACCACAAGAGTCCCCTCGAGTGGGTGGATTTGGATTTGTTGCCACCCCTTCTCCTGCTCCTG GTGTCAGTGAATCTCCTCTTATGACCTGGGGGGAGGTCGAAAACACACCCTTGAGAGTGGAAGGATCGGAAACCCCCTACGTGGATAGGACACCAGGGCCAGCTTTTAAG ATCTTGGAGCCGGGCCGCAGGGAGCGGCTGGGGTTGAAGATGGCTAATGAGGCTGCTGCCAAGAACCGGGCCAAGAAGCAGGAGGCCCTGCGGAGAGTGACAGAGAACCTGGCCAG CCTCACCCCCAAAGGCCTGAGCCCAGCCATGTCCCCAGCCCTCCAGCGCCTTGTGAGCAGGACAGCCAGCAAGTACACAGATCGGGCTCTGCGGGCCAGCTACACACCATCCCCAGCACGTTCCACCCACCTGAAGACCCCGGCTGGTGGACCCCAGACCCCCACAAGCACACCAGCTCCTGGCTCTGCTACACGCACCCCACTTAGCCAGGACCCTGCCTCCATCACAGACAATCTGTTGCAGCTCCCTGCCCGGCGCAAAGCCTCAGACTTCTTCTAG